The Cellulomonas sp. P24 genome contains a region encoding:
- a CDS encoding MBL fold metallo-hydrolase RNA specificity domain-containing protein — protein sequence MSTVDASVRLSFLGAAGVVTGSKFLVEHGDHRLLVDCGLYQGEREWRRRNWAPFPVPPDSIDDVVLTHCHLDHCGYVPALVRDGFAGPVWASRGTAALAAIVLRDSGHLQERDAELARDGRYSRHDPPLPLYTVADADRAITRFRAVDFGTDTALTERAGFGLTRAGHVLGSASIRLHVDEASILFSGDLGRTAHPLLRPRETPPAARTVVIESTYGDRTHPDPGDHPHAALADAIRRTIARGGSVLIPAFAIDRTELVLHALSALRRTGQIPAVPVYVDSPMALAALDVYRETIMRAEFRPDVEPTMFDLPLLRTARSSEESMALNDPRSPCLIISSSGMASGGRVVHHLPHLLPDRRNTVALTGYQARGTRGRALLEGAREVKVMGRYVPVRAEIVNDEEFSVHADAGELLGWLRELPEPPETVYVVHGEPESSAALAARIREELDWCVVVPSAGERVLVS from the coding sequence ATGAGCACCGTCGACGCGAGCGTCAGGCTGAGCTTCCTCGGCGCTGCCGGGGTCGTGACCGGCAGCAAGTTCCTGGTCGAGCACGGCGATCATCGCCTCCTCGTCGACTGCGGGCTGTACCAGGGCGAACGCGAGTGGCGACGGCGGAACTGGGCGCCCTTCCCGGTGCCGCCGGACAGCATCGACGACGTCGTCCTCACGCACTGCCACCTCGACCACTGCGGCTACGTCCCCGCCCTCGTCCGGGACGGGTTCGCCGGACCGGTCTGGGCGAGCCGGGGTACCGCGGCGCTCGCGGCGATCGTGCTGCGCGACAGCGGCCACCTCCAGGAGCGGGACGCGGAGCTGGCGCGCGACGGCCGGTACTCGCGTCACGACCCGCCGCTGCCCCTCTACACGGTCGCCGACGCCGACCGTGCGATCACCCGGTTCCGTGCCGTCGACTTCGGGACGGACACCGCCCTGACCGAGCGGGCCGGCTTCGGTCTGACCCGTGCGGGACACGTGCTGGGCTCGGCCAGCATCCGGCTCCACGTGGACGAGGCGAGCATCCTGTTCTCGGGTGACCTCGGACGGACGGCCCACCCGTTGCTGCGCCCGCGCGAGACGCCGCCGGCCGCCCGCACGGTGGTGATCGAGTCCACCTACGGCGACCGGACGCACCCGGACCCGGGCGACCACCCGCACGCCGCGCTCGCGGACGCGATCCGTCGGACGATCGCTCGCGGCGGGTCCGTCCTGATCCCGGCGTTCGCGATCGACCGCACCGAGCTCGTCCTGCACGCACTGTCCGCGCTGCGACGGACGGGTCAGATCCCCGCGGTGCCGGTGTACGTGGACAGCCCGATGGCCCTCGCGGCGCTGGACGTGTACCGCGAGACGATCATGCGTGCCGAGTTCCGGCCCGACGTCGAGCCGACGATGTTCGATCTCCCTCTGCTGCGCACCGCGCGGTCGAGCGAGGAGTCGATGGCGCTCAACGACCCCCGGTCCCCGTGCCTCATCATCTCGTCGTCCGGCATGGCCTCCGGGGGACGCGTCGTCCACCACCTGCCGCACCTCCTCCCTGATCGACGCAACACGGTGGCGTTGACGGGCTACCAGGCGCGAGGGACCCGGGGGCGGGCCCTGCTGGAGGGCGCGCGCGAGGTGAAGGTGATGGGCCGGTACGTCCCGGTGCGGGCCGAGATCGTCAACGACGAGGAGTTCTCCGTGCACGCCGACGCCGGCGAGCTCCTCGGATGGTTGCGTGAGCTGCCGGAGCCGCCCGAGACGGTGTACGTCGTGCACGGTGAGCCAGAGTCGTCGGCGGCGCTCGCGGCGCGCATCCGCGAGGAGCTGGACTGGTGCGTCGTCGTGCCGTCCGCGGGGGAGCGGGTGCTGGTGAGCTGA
- a CDS encoding YchJ family protein, protein MPTTPCPCLTGRPYAECCGQFHRGDALAPTAELLMRSRFSAYAVGDVAYVRRTWHATTCPPELELDDALRWYRLDVLGTTGGGLFDADGTVEFRAFYRAPSGAGVLHEVSRFVRMDGEWVYLDAIV, encoded by the coding sequence GTGCCCACGACGCCGTGCCCGTGCCTGACCGGTCGACCGTATGCCGAGTGCTGCGGGCAGTTCCACCGTGGCGACGCGCTCGCGCCGACCGCCGAGCTCCTCATGCGGTCGCGGTTCAGCGCGTACGCCGTCGGTGACGTCGCCTACGTGCGACGGACCTGGCACGCGACGACGTGCCCTCCCGAGCTCGAGCTCGACGACGCGCTGCGGTGGTACCGCCTCGACGTCCTCGGCACGACCGGTGGCGGACTGTTCGACGCGGACGGCACGGTGGAGTTCCGGGCGTTCTACCGTGCGCCGTCGGGAGCGGGAGTGCTGCACGAGGTGAGCAGGTTCGTCCGCATGGACGGGGAGTGGGTCTACCTCGACGCGATCGTGTAG
- a CDS encoding uridine kinase, with protein MHVRPMTPAGVVDHLVDLIASRSEDRVRVLVDGHPSTRPEELADGLVDPLRVRGRPVVRVHAMDFLRPASVRLEHGRTDVDAFYDQVDVQALAREVVDPWSSGGRGRYLPSLWDARIDRATREPARDVPAGGVLVVDGSLLLGRWLEFDLTVHLALGPASLDRRTPAEEAWTLPAYARYSDDVRPEAVADVVVRADDAKRPALVLPD; from the coding sequence GTGCACGTGCGACCCATGACCCCGGCAGGTGTGGTCGATCACCTGGTCGACCTGATCGCGTCGCGGTCCGAGGACCGGGTCCGGGTCCTGGTCGACGGTCATCCGTCGACACGTCCGGAGGAGCTCGCGGACGGCCTCGTCGATCCGCTCCGGGTGAGGGGGCGCCCGGTGGTGCGGGTGCATGCGATGGACTTCCTCCGCCCCGCGTCGGTGCGGCTCGAGCACGGGCGGACCGACGTCGACGCGTTCTACGACCAGGTCGACGTCCAGGCCCTCGCCCGCGAGGTCGTCGACCCGTGGAGCAGTGGTGGACGCGGGCGCTACCTGCCCTCGCTCTGGGACGCGCGAATCGACCGGGCCACGCGCGAGCCGGCGCGGGACGTCCCCGCCGGTGGGGTGCTCGTCGTGGATGGCAGCCTGCTGCTGGGGCGGTGGCTCGAGTTCGACCTGACCGTCCACCTGGCGCTCGGGCCGGCAAGCCTCGACCGCCGCACCCCGGCCGAGGAGGCGTGGACGTTGCCGGCCTACGCGCGCTACTCCGACGACGTCCGGCCCGAGGCGGTGGCCGACGTCGTGGTGCGCGCCGATGACGCGAAGCGGCCGGCCCTTGTCCTGCCCGACTGA
- a CDS encoding MarR family winged helix-turn-helix transcriptional regulator, whose translation MPDPAPSAAGAPGRSRASDAHEADRARDRELVSALFAVLIRLPHVRIDEPVDKTGLAILHELTWSGTTRPSDLAAQMHIDISTVSRHLQALEAQLLVVRTRDPEDARAQRVDVTDRGNEVLGRFLDGRSASLRAAISHWAAEDTAALRHQLGRLADDLAATSASTRPCAVGSTTRTHDTTETP comes from the coding sequence ATGCCGGACCCGGCGCCGTCTGCGGCAGGAGCCCCTGGCCGGTCCCGGGCCTCCGACGCTCACGAGGCCGATCGCGCGAGGGACCGCGAGCTGGTCAGCGCGCTCTTCGCGGTGCTCATCCGCCTCCCGCACGTCCGCATCGACGAGCCGGTCGACAAGACCGGCCTGGCGATCCTGCACGAGCTCACCTGGTCGGGCACGACGCGCCCGTCCGACCTCGCCGCGCAGATGCACATCGACATCTCGACGGTCAGCAGGCACCTCCAGGCGCTCGAGGCCCAGCTCCTGGTGGTCCGCACGCGTGACCCGGAGGACGCCCGGGCGCAGCGCGTGGACGTCACGGATCGCGGCAACGAGGTGCTCGGCCGGTTCCTCGACGGTCGCTCCGCCTCGTTGCGCGCGGCGATCTCCCACTGGGCGGCGGAGGACACCGCCGCTCTGCGACACCAGCTGGGGCGTCTGGCCGACGACCTCGCAGCGACTTCTGCGTCGACGCGCCCGTGCGCCGTCGGCAGCACCACCCGGACCCACGACACGACGGAGACACCGTGA
- a CDS encoding MDR family MFS transporter, with protein sequence MSTPTPDAPAQPSGVIPTAFTHRQIMVILIGLMTGMLLAALDQTIVSTALPTIVGDLGGLEHLSWVVTAYLLASTASTPLYGKISDLYGRKPIFRFAIVVFLIGSTFAGVSTNMGELIAARGIQGLGAGGLMSLAFAIIGDVIPPRERGRYQGYFGAVFAVSSVAGPLLGGFFVDHLSWHWIFFINIPLGIVALVVTDRALHGLRHVRREHSIDYTGAVLLVVAVSSLLLGLVLGGTDGWTSPTILAYLIGGGVLSVVFVWWEGRATEPILPLRLFRNRIFSVSSSIGFIIGFAMFGAIVFLPIYLQIVRGVSPTQSGLELLPLMAGLFVTSVGSGRRITTTGRYKRFPIIGTALTAVGLGLLSTIGADTPYWRTALFMVVLGSGIGLVMQVLVLAMQNSVDLSDMGVATSSATFFRSMGGTFGTAIFGTVLANQLASQLAERLPAAALKGVDPSRLTGSPQVIAALPPAVREPVIASFVSALDAVFLTAVPVLVVAFVLTWFLQEIELRTHHGAPEESVEPSVTI encoded by the coding sequence GTGAGCACCCCCACCCCCGACGCACCGGCTCAGCCCAGCGGCGTCATCCCCACCGCCTTCACGCACCGACAGATCATGGTGATCCTGATCGGGTTGATGACCGGCATGCTGCTCGCGGCCCTCGACCAGACGATCGTGTCCACGGCCCTGCCGACGATCGTCGGAGACCTCGGTGGCCTCGAGCACCTGTCGTGGGTCGTGACCGCCTACCTCCTGGCCTCGACCGCCTCGACGCCGCTGTACGGCAAGATCTCCGACCTGTACGGCCGCAAGCCGATCTTCCGGTTCGCGATCGTGGTCTTCCTGATCGGGTCCACCTTCGCCGGGGTGTCGACCAACATGGGCGAGCTCATCGCCGCGCGCGGCATCCAGGGGCTCGGCGCCGGTGGACTGATGTCGTTGGCCTTCGCGATCATCGGCGACGTGATCCCGCCCCGCGAGCGCGGGCGGTACCAGGGGTACTTCGGGGCGGTGTTCGCGGTCTCGTCGGTCGCCGGTCCGCTGCTCGGCGGGTTCTTCGTCGACCACCTGTCGTGGCACTGGATCTTCTTCATCAACATCCCGCTCGGCATCGTCGCCCTCGTCGTCACCGACCGGGCGCTGCACGGGCTGCGGCACGTGCGCCGTGAGCACTCGATCGACTACACGGGTGCGGTCCTGCTCGTCGTCGCGGTCAGCAGCCTGCTGCTCGGCCTCGTGCTCGGCGGCACCGACGGGTGGACCTCGCCGACGATCCTCGCGTACCTGATCGGTGGCGGGGTGCTGTCGGTCGTGTTCGTGTGGTGGGAAGGTCGCGCGACCGAGCCGATCCTGCCGCTGCGGCTCTTCCGGAACCGCATCTTCTCGGTGTCCTCGTCCATCGGGTTCATCATCGGCTTCGCGATGTTCGGTGCGATCGTGTTCCTGCCGATCTACCTGCAGATCGTCCGCGGGGTCTCGCCGACCCAGTCGGGTCTCGAGCTCCTGCCGCTGATGGCCGGTCTGTTCGTGACCTCGGTCGGGTCCGGGCGCCGGATCACGACGACGGGCCGCTACAAGCGGTTCCCGATCATCGGCACCGCGCTGACGGCCGTCGGGCTCGGCCTGCTCTCGACGATCGGCGCCGACACCCCGTACTGGCGCACCGCGCTGTTCATGGTGGTCCTGGGATCGGGCATCGGCCTCGTCATGCAGGTCCTGGTGCTGGCGATGCAGAACTCGGTCGACCTCAGCGACATGGGGGTCGCCACGTCGTCGGCCACGTTCTTCCGCTCGATGGGTGGCACGTTCGGCACCGCGATCTTCGGGACCGTGCTGGCGAACCAGCTCGCGTCACAGCTCGCGGAACGGCTACCGGCGGCGGCACTGAAGGGTGTCGACCCGTCGCGGCTGACCGGGTCGCCGCAGGTGATCGCGGCGCTGCCCCCAGCGGTCCGCGAGCCGGTGATCGCGTCGTTCGTGTCGGCGCTCGACGCCGTGTTCCTCACGGCGGTCCCCGTCCTCGTGGTGGCCTTCGTGCTGACCTGGTTCCTCCAGGAGATCGAGCTGCGGACCCATCACGGCGCGCCCGAGGAGTCGGTGGAGCCGTCGGTCACGATCTGA
- a CDS encoding Fur family transcriptional regulator, with protein MGSPHEPSRRADPGLEPGVAFDGVLAGAALDGVLADVADRLRADGERMTRPRRAVLTALAAQHTHVTVDALVEAVAAVDARVHRASVYRTLDTLTALGVVQHIHLGHGPTAYHLVGAGGEHLHAQCRSCGAIVDLPPELLDDVTARVRDRTGFVLDATHVAMSGQCAACAQIVTDGSTDSSGAP; from the coding sequence ATGGGGTCCCCGCACGAGCCGTCCCGTCGCGCCGACCCCGGCCTCGAGCCGGGCGTCGCATTCGATGGTGTGCTCGCGGGCGCTGCGCTCGACGGAGTGCTCGCCGACGTCGCCGACCGGCTCCGCGCCGACGGCGAACGGATGACACGCCCTCGTCGTGCCGTGCTCACGGCCCTGGCCGCCCAGCACACCCACGTCACGGTCGACGCCCTCGTCGAGGCGGTCGCCGCCGTCGACGCTCGGGTGCACCGGGCCAGCGTGTACCGCACCCTCGACACGCTCACCGCGCTCGGCGTGGTCCAGCACATCCACCTCGGTCACGGGCCGACCGCGTACCACCTGGTCGGCGCCGGCGGCGAGCACCTGCACGCGCAGTGCCGCTCGTGCGGGGCGATCGTCGACCTGCCTCCCGAGCTCCTCGACGACGTCACGGCACGGGTCCGCGACCGCACCGGATTCGTCCTCGACGCGACCCACGTCGCGATGTCGGGCCAGTGCGCCGCGTGCGCTCAGATCGTGACCGACGGCTCCACCGACTCCTCGGGCGCGCCGTGA
- the cbiM gene encoding cobalt transporter CbiM, producing MHIPDGYLSPETCAIAYAAVVPVWIAASRRVTATLTTASVPALAVFSSVSFLVMMINVPIPGGTSVHALGAVAVAIVLGPWAAVIAVSVALAFQALLFGDGGVLAFGANALNMAVLMPFVGVWAYRLVAGRSALTSRRRLVAAGVGGYVGINAAALAAAVEFGIQPGLFHTASGAPLYAPYPLSQTIPAMALAHLTIGGAVEAVLTAGVLAYLVRVDVRRLVPQHPGVPVHAGPTSPARSRLGRLTPTRAALGALVVMVVVSPLGLLAPGGAFGEDAPGDLDLASLGLAAVPTGLNRLNGFWNHTVLRDYGFADGQNATLAYWLSALVGIAVVCSAVFAVGWLVARLGRRREPVAGPATDGQQVEP from the coding sequence ATGCACATTCCCGACGGGTACCTGTCCCCGGAGACCTGCGCCATCGCCTACGCCGCGGTGGTTCCCGTGTGGATCGCCGCGTCGCGCCGGGTGACGGCGACCCTCACGACGGCGAGCGTCCCGGCGCTGGCCGTGTTCTCGTCCGTGAGCTTCCTGGTCATGATGATCAACGTGCCGATCCCGGGCGGGACGTCGGTGCACGCCCTTGGTGCGGTGGCCGTCGCGATCGTGCTCGGACCGTGGGCCGCGGTCATCGCGGTGTCCGTCGCGCTGGCGTTCCAGGCTCTCCTGTTCGGTGACGGCGGCGTCCTCGCCTTCGGGGCGAACGCCCTCAACATGGCGGTCCTCATGCCGTTCGTCGGTGTGTGGGCGTACCGGCTGGTCGCCGGGCGCTCGGCGCTCACCTCACGTCGGCGCCTCGTCGCGGCCGGTGTCGGCGGCTACGTCGGGATCAACGCCGCGGCCCTCGCCGCCGCCGTCGAGTTCGGTATCCAGCCCGGCTTGTTCCACACGGCGTCCGGTGCCCCGCTCTACGCTCCCTACCCGCTCTCGCAGACGATCCCGGCGATGGCCCTCGCCCACCTGACGATCGGGGGAGCGGTCGAGGCCGTGCTCACGGCCGGTGTGCTGGCGTACCTGGTCCGTGTCGACGTCCGTCGGCTCGTCCCGCAGCACCCGGGGGTACCGGTGCACGCGGGGCCGACCTCGCCTGCGCGCTCCCGGCTGGGCCGGCTCACACCGACCCGGGCCGCCTTGGGTGCCCTGGTGGTCATGGTGGTCGTGTCCCCGCTCGGGCTCCTGGCGCCGGGCGGCGCCTTCGGCGAGGACGCGCCGGGTGACCTGGACCTCGCCTCTCTCGGGCTCGCGGCCGTCCCGACGGGGCTGAACCGGCTGAACGGGTTCTGGAACCACACGGTCCTGCGCGACTACGGCTTCGCCGACGGGCAGAACGCGACACTCGCGTACTGGTTGTCGGCACTGGTCGGTATCGCGGTCGTGTGCTCCGCGGTGTTCGCGGTCGGGTGGCTGGTCGCGCGGCTCGGTCGGCGCCGCGAACCGGTGGCCGGTCCGGCGACGGACGGGCAGCAGGTGGAGCCGTGA
- the cbiQ gene encoding cobalt ECF transporter T component CbiQ yields the protein MTAPALVRRTSSPGSTPAWLLAVEQHRPPCTPNGHRRRRSFVTRTLRGGTDLMRQVLFSDELAARSGVLQRLDARVKLVSLVALLLATSLAHHVATIAVVYVGTLVLGRASRLPAGAVARRVWLSVPVFAGVAVLPATLSFVRPGDVVLTLWSWHGVPQGVTAQGLATALLLVARVATSISLVALLTLTTPWTRVLDALRVLGVSRVVVLVVGMAYRYLFVLLGAVTDLFEARAARTIGAQRHDRAARAFVGATVGTLFGKAHRLTEEVHLAMVARGYRGDVHGVRAGRVGAADVLACGLAVAAAVAVWGGDRLLGS from the coding sequence GTGACGGCGCCCGCTCTCGTCCGGCGCACCTCCTCGCCCGGTTCCACGCCGGCGTGGTTGCTTGCCGTCGAGCAGCATCGTCCCCCGTGCACGCCGAACGGGCACCGTCGTCGACGGTCGTTCGTCACGAGGACGCTGCGAGGCGGCACCGACCTGATGCGTCAGGTCCTGTTCAGCGACGAGCTGGCGGCCCGGTCCGGGGTGCTGCAGCGGCTCGACGCGCGCGTCAAGCTCGTGAGCCTGGTGGCGCTGCTGCTGGCGACGAGCCTGGCGCACCACGTCGCGACGATCGCGGTGGTGTACGTCGGCACGCTGGTCCTCGGTCGGGCGTCGCGCCTCCCGGCGGGTGCCGTCGCGCGCCGCGTGTGGCTCTCCGTGCCGGTCTTCGCCGGGGTCGCGGTCCTGCCAGCGACGCTGTCGTTCGTGCGGCCCGGCGACGTCGTGCTCACGCTGTGGTCGTGGCACGGCGTCCCTCAGGGCGTCACGGCGCAGGGGCTGGCGACCGCGCTGCTCCTCGTGGCCCGGGTGGCCACGTCGATCTCGCTCGTCGCCCTGCTGACCCTGACGACGCCGTGGACCCGCGTACTGGATGCCCTTCGGGTCCTCGGGGTGTCACGCGTCGTCGTCCTGGTGGTCGGGATGGCGTACCGCTACCTGTTCGTGCTGCTGGGGGCGGTCACGGACCTGTTCGAGGCGCGCGCCGCGCGGACGATCGGCGCCCAGCGCCACGACCGGGCGGCGCGCGCGTTCGTCGGGGCGACGGTGGGCACGCTGTTCGGGAAGGCCCATCGGCTCACCGAAGAGGTCCACCTGGCGATGGTGGCGCGCGGCTACCGCGGGGACGTCCACGGGGTGCGGGCTGGTCGCGTGGGTGCCGCTGACGTCCTCGCATGCGGTCTTGCCGTGGCCGCGGCGGTGGCGGTGTGGGGAGGGGACCGGCTGCTTGGCTCCTGA
- a CDS encoding energy-coupling factor ABC transporter ATP-binding protein, which yields MTYSYLDRFPALRGVSLDVARGERVAVLGANGCGKSTLLKVLDGLVFPTAGEVHAFGTQITETALEDEQLSAGFRSRVGLVFQSSDAQVFSPTVLDEVAFGCLQLGMSRDEALARVEDVLAMLDLTDLADRAPFQLSGGQKKRVAIASVLVMNPDVLLFDEPTAALDPRTRSWLIELVVELGTAGKTIVLATQDLDALELLADRAVVMSEDHTIVRDGRPTEVLDDRDLLLSVNLIHERTRLPGH from the coding sequence GTGACGTACTCCTACCTCGACCGGTTCCCTGCCTTGCGTGGTGTGTCTCTCGACGTCGCGCGCGGCGAGAGGGTTGCGGTCCTCGGGGCCAACGGCTGCGGCAAGTCGACGCTCCTGAAGGTCCTCGACGGGCTCGTGTTCCCGACGGCGGGGGAGGTCCACGCGTTCGGGACCCAGATCACCGAGACCGCGCTCGAGGACGAGCAGCTCTCGGCCGGCTTCCGTTCCCGCGTCGGCCTCGTCTTCCAGAGCTCCGACGCCCAGGTCTTCTCACCGACGGTCCTCGACGAGGTCGCGTTCGGCTGCCTCCAGCTCGGGATGTCGCGGGACGAGGCGCTCGCGAGGGTCGAGGACGTCCTGGCCATGCTGGATCTCACCGACCTCGCGGACCGGGCGCCGTTCCAGCTGTCCGGAGGGCAGAAGAAGCGCGTCGCGATCGCGTCCGTGCTCGTCATGAACCCCGACGTCCTGCTGTTCGACGAACCGACGGCAGCGCTCGACCCACGGACCCGGAGCTGGCTGATCGAGCTCGTCGTCGAGCTCGGCACGGCAGGCAAGACGATCGTGCTCGCGACGCAGGATCTCGACGCGCTCGAGCTCCTCGCCGACCGTGCCGTCGTGATGTCCGAGGACCACACGATCGTGCGTGACGGTCGCCCCACCGAGGTGCTCGACGACCGCGACCTGCTGCTGTCCGTCAACCTGATCCACGAGCGGACCCGGCTGCCCGGGCACTAG
- a CDS encoding dienelactone hydrolase family protein, producing the protein MTQVTLAGPHGPLPVYVARPDGEGPWPGVVVVHDAFGMTTDVRAQADWLADAGYLAVVPDLMSWGGTARCLRSLFGELRRRQGRGFDEIEAARRWLTEQDGSTGRVGIIGFCMGGGFALLHAPRRDYAAASVNYGQGIGTPDPYGAEFLAGACPVVGSYGGADRSLRGKARQLEATLASLGVEHDVKEYPGAPHGFMNDHDPAEIPPVMRIMTRMLGAHHDAEATADARRRILSFFGTHLSEESAGHRD; encoded by the coding sequence ATGACACAGGTCACCCTCGCGGGTCCGCACGGTCCGCTGCCCGTCTACGTCGCGCGGCCCGACGGCGAGGGGCCCTGGCCCGGTGTGGTGGTCGTCCACGACGCGTTCGGGATGACGACGGACGTCCGTGCGCAGGCAGACTGGCTCGCCGACGCGGGGTACCTCGCGGTGGTGCCGGACCTCATGTCCTGGGGTGGGACGGCCCGGTGCCTCCGATCGCTCTTCGGGGAGCTCCGCAGACGTCAGGGGAGAGGTTTCGACGAGATCGAGGCGGCACGCCGGTGGCTCACCGAGCAGGACGGCTCGACCGGCCGGGTCGGCATCATCGGGTTCTGCATGGGCGGCGGCTTCGCCCTCCTGCATGCGCCGCGGAGGGACTACGCCGCGGCGAGCGTCAACTACGGGCAGGGCATCGGCACGCCGGACCCCTACGGTGCCGAGTTCCTCGCCGGGGCGTGCCCGGTGGTCGGGAGCTACGGCGGCGCCGACCGCAGCCTCCGGGGCAAGGCGAGACAGCTCGAGGCGACGTTGGCGTCACTCGGGGTCGAGCACGACGTCAAGGAGTATCCCGGCGCGCCCCACGGCTTCATGAACGACCACGACCCGGCCGAGATCCCGCCCGTGATGCGGATCATGACGCGCATGCTCGGCGCACACCACGACGCCGAGGCGACGGCGGACGCCCGGCGGCGCATCCTGTCGTTCTTCGGGACTCATCTGAGCGAGGAGTCGGCGGGGCACCGCGACTGA